One stretch of Vulpes lagopus strain Blue_001 chromosome X, ASM1834538v1, whole genome shotgun sequence DNA includes these proteins:
- the ACTRT1 gene encoding actin-related protein T1 — protein sequence MFNPHVLDIPAVIFDNGSGLCKAGLSGEIGPRRIISSVVGYPKFNMPSSEATKKKYLVGEKALYKYEALHLHYPIERGLVTRWDEMEKLWKYLFEWELGVNPCQRPVLMTEPSLNPRETREKMAEVMFETFNVPAFYLSNHAVVALYASASVTGLVVDSGDGVTCTVPIFEGYSLPHAVTKLYVAGRDITEHLTRLLLSSGSTFPCILNKALVGDIKEKLCYVALEPEKEICKRPEEVLREYRLPDGNVIYIGDQLHQVPEILFAPDQLGIHNPGLSKMVSSSIMKCDTDIQNNLFAEIVLSGGTTLFPGLEERLMKELEQLASRGTPIKITASPDRCFSAWIGASIVTSLSSFKQMWITSADFMEFGTYVVQRRCF from the coding sequence ATGTTTAATCCACATGTATTAGATATTCCAGCTGTAATTTTTGACAATGGATCAGGACTCTGCAAAGCAGGTCTGTCTGGAGAGATTGGACCCCGTCGCATCATCAGTTCTGTTGTGGGGTATCCTAAATTCAACATGCCATCATCAGAAGCCACTAAGAAAAAGTACCTTGTGGGAGAAAAAGCCCTATACAAATATGAGGCCTTGCATTTGCACTACCCCATTGAGCGTGGACTGGTAACAAGATGGGATGAAATGGAGAAACTTTGGAAGTATCTTTTTGAGTGGGAACTAGGAGTAAATCCTTGTCAACGACCTGTTCTCATGACTGAGCCCTCCTTGAACCCAAGGGAGACTAGAGAGAAGATGGCCGAAGTAATGTTTGAGACGTTCAATGTGCCTGCTTTCTACCTGTCCAATCATGCAGTGGTAGCACtgtatgcctctgcctctgtcacagGATTAGTGGTGGACAGTGGGGATGGGGTCACTTGCACAGTCCCTATCTTTGAGGGTTATTCCCTGCCTCACGCTGTCACCAAGCTCTATGTGGCAGGAAGGGACATCACAGAGCACCTCACTCGCCTCCTCCTTTCTAGTGGAAGTACTTTCCCTTGCATACTCAATAAGGCCTTAGTTGGTGACATCAAAGAGAAGCTGTGTTATGTGGCCTTGGAGCCAGAGAAAGAGATATGCAAGAGGCCAGAAGAGGTTCTGAGAGAATACAGACTGCCAGACGGAAATGTTATCTACATTGGAGACCAGCTGCACCAAGTGCCTGAAATTCTTTTTGCACCCGATCAGCTGGGTATTCACAACCCAGGACTCTCCAAAATGGTGTCCAGCAGCATTATGAAGTGTGACACTGACatccaaaataatctttttgCAGAAATTGTGCTGTCTGGGGGCACCACTCTTTTCCCTGGGCTTGAGGAAAGACTTATGAAAGAACTGGAACAGCTGGCTTCCAGAGGAACTCCCATCAAGATTACAGCTTCTCCTGATAGATGTTTTTCTGCATGGATAGGTGCATCCATTGTGACCTCTCTGAGCAGTTTCAAGCAGATGTGGATCACTTCTGCAGATTTCATGGAGTTTGGGACATATGTTGTTCAGAGAAGATGCTTTTAA